The following are from one region of the Ornithorhynchus anatinus isolate Pmale09 chromosome 20, mOrnAna1.pri.v4, whole genome shotgun sequence genome:
- the ALG8 gene encoding LOW QUALITY PROTEIN: probable dolichyl pyrophosphate Glc1Man9GlcNAc2 alpha-1,3-glucosyltransferase (The sequence of the model RefSeq protein was modified relative to this genomic sequence to represent the inferred CDS: inserted 6 bases in 6 codons; deleted 3 bases in 3 codons), which yields MGEARVTVSGEARWKYLFSPFFVSDSHSTDFEVHRNWLAITHSLPVSQWYYEATSEWTLDYPPFFAWFEFALSHVAKYFDREMLAVRNLNYASPRAVLFQRLSVILTDLLFVYAVRECCRCVEGKKSGKDLTEKPPFILAALLLWNFGLLIVDHIHFQYNGFYXGLMLLSIARLFQKRHLAGAFVFAVLLHFKHIYLYVAPAYGVYLLRSYCFTANKPGGSVRWSSFSWPRAAALASVVCLVSALSLGPFVALNQLPQSFRRXFPFQRGLCHAYWASNFWLYTTRRTSPLGLKCGLLDPREDPRASMTSGLVQRFQHGVLPSVTPLAALACTLPSVFCLWFKPQGPXGFLRCLVLCALSAFMFXWHVHEKASSCHGAFFIFSLLAVERAKDAGTFLILATTGHYSVFPLLFTAPELPLKILLMLLFTVYSVSSLTALFRKERPLLGQMETLYLXGLGLLGVCCELVFPLSPWASAFPFALLLTSAYCAXGVAYAWGRLLPVRADRTQGGRPKRA from the exons atgggggaggcccGGG TGACCGTGTCTGGAGAGGCGCGTTGGAAATATTTATTCTCTCCGTTCTTTGTTTCTGATAGCCATTCCACAGACTTCGAAGTCCACAGAAACTGGCTCGCCATCACCCACAGTTTGCCGGTGTCACAGTGGTATTATGAG GCGACCTCCGAGTGGACCTTGGATTATCCTCCCTTTTTCGCCTGGTTTGAGTttgccctgtcccacgtggccaAGTATTTCGACAGAGAGATGCTGGCCGTCCGCAACCTG AACTACGCCAGCCCCCGCGCCGTACTCTTCCAGAGGCTCTCGGTCATCCTCACGGACCTCCTCTTTGTGTATGCCGTCCGAGA GTGCTGCCGGTGcgtggagggaaagaaaagcgGGAAGGACCTCACGGAGAAGCCGCCGTTCATCCTGGCGGCCCTGCTTCTGTGGAACTTCGGCTTGCTGATCGTGGACC atATCCACTTCCAGTACAACGGCTTTT CCGGCCTGATGCTGCTGTCCATCGCACGGCTCTTTCAG AAAAGGCATTTGGCGGGAGCCTTCGTCTTCGCCGTCCTGCTGCATTTCAAGCACATCTACCTGTACGTGGCTCCGGCTTACGGCGTCTACCTGCTGCGCTCCTACTGCTTCACCGCCAACAAGCCAG GCGGGTCCGTCCGCTGGAGCAGCTTCAGCTGGCCGCGGGCCGCCGCCCTGGCCTCCGTCGTCTGCCTCGTTTCCGCTCTCTCGCTGGGCCCCTTCGTGGCCTTG AACCAGCTGCCACAGTCCTTTCGCC CTTTTCCCTTCCAGAGAGGCCTCTGCCACGCCTACTGGGCTTCCAATTTCTGGCTTTATACAACACGGCGGACAAGTCCTCTCG GCTTGAAATGCGGCCTTCTTGACCCGCGAGAAGATCCCAGAGCGTCGATGACGAGCGGCCTGGTCCAGCGGTTCCAGCACGGGGTCCTCCCGTCT GTGACGCCGCTGGCCGCTCTCGCCTGCACCCTG CCCTCTGTTTTCTGTCTTTGGTTTAAACCCCAAGGCC GAGGCTTCCTGCGCTGCCTGGTTCTCTGCGCGCTCAGCGCCTTCATGT GGTGGCACGTCCACGAGAAGGCATCCTCCTG CCACGGTGCCTTTTTCATTTTTAGCCTCCTGGCCGTGGAACGGGCCAAGGACGCCGGGACGTTCCTGATCCTGGCCACCACCGGACACTACTCC GTCTTCCCCCTGCTCTTCACCGCGCCAG AGCTTCCTCTTAAAATCCTGCTCATGCTGCTGTTCACCGTCTACAGCGTCTCCTCGCTCACAGCTCTGTTCAG GAAGGAGCGACCTCTTCTCGGGCAGATGGAAACCCTGTACC GTGGCCTGGGGCTTCTGGGCGTGTGCTGCGAGCTGGTGTTCCCCCTCAGCCCCTGGGCGTCCGCCTTCCCCTTCGCCctgctcctcacctccgcctacTGCG TGGGCGTCGCCTACGCCTGGGGCAGGCTGTTACCTGTCCGTGCTGACCGGACCCAGGGCGGCAGGCCCAAGAGAGCCtga
- the LOC114805804 gene encoding NADH dehydrogenase [ubiquinone] 1 subunit C2-like, with translation MSVRPGSVPLQFLPDQARSLPPPSLTDPRLVYAGFMGYFTGLFANALHRRPVVQAGLHRQLLYVTAFWFVGYFLVKRENFKYAQRDQDMFEYVKRHPEDFPKKEKKTYGEILEPFHPIR, from the exons ATGAGCGTCCGTCCGGGCTCCGTCCCCCTGCAGTTCCTGCCGGACCAGGCGCGGAGCCTGCCGCCGCCCAGCCTGACCGACCCGCGCCTCGTCTACGCCGGCTTCATGGGCTACTTCACCGGCCTCTTCGCCAACGCCCTGCACCGCCGGCCCGTCGTCCAAGCCG GGCTGCACCGCCAGCTCCTCTACGTGACGGCCTTCTGGTTCGTCGGCTATTTCCTGGTGAAGCGTGAAAACTTCAAGTACGCGCAGCGGGATCAGGACATGTTCGAGTACGTGAAGCGACACCCGGAGGATTTCCCAAAGAAAG AAAAGAAAACATACGGCGAGATCCTCGAGCCCTTCCACCCGATACGCTGA
- the KCTD14 gene encoding BTB/POZ domain-containing protein KCTD14 isoform X2, whose product MATGPAGAPTDREGRLFVDRPGAAFGPILEFLRSGRLPSEAVREVYREAQYYALEPLVKLLEEAPPIFGDRVARRQFLLRVPGYGESLELLIRVARAEAVAARVSGVVVCAPRTEEDAARCLDALARLEAARRSVVKFGPWKAPPAVADLLDCVRGDVEARGYRVSYQPYASELGFRGKAADCFFRFVFTWW is encoded by the coding sequence ATGGcgacgggcccggccggggccccgacGGACCGCGAGGGCCGCCTGTTCGTCGACCGTCCGGGCGCGGCCTTCGGGCCCATCCTGGAGTTCCTGCGCAGCGGGCGTCTGCCCTCGGAGGCCGTGCGCGAGGTCTACCGCGAGGCCCAGTACTACGCGCTGGAGCCCCTGGTCAAGCTCCTGGAGGAGGCGCCGCCCATCTTCGGGGACCGCGTGGCCCGCCGGCAGTTCCTGCTGCGGGTGCCGGGCTACGGCGAGAGCCTGGAGCTGCTGATCCGCGTCGCCCGGGCCGAGGCCGTGGCCGCCCGCGTGTCCGGCGTGGTGGTGTGCGCCCCGCGCACCGAGGAGGACGCCGCCCGCTGCCTGGACGCCCTGGCCCGCCTGGAGGCCGCCCGGCGCTCCGTCGTCAAGTTCGGGCCCTGGAAGGCCCCGCCGGCCGTCGCCGACCTGCTGGACTGCGTCCGCGGGGACGTCGAGGCCCGCGGCTACCGGGTGTCCTACCAGCCCTACGCGTCCGAGCTGGGCTTCCGCGGCAAGGCCGCCGACTGCTTCTTCCGCTTCGTCTTCACGTGGTGGTGA
- the KCTD14 gene encoding BTB/POZ domain-containing protein KCTD14 isoform X1 produces MDDERRTPQPPGQAASPVVELNVGGTLFTTTLATLTKYPGSRLAAMATGPAGAPTDREGRLFVDRPGAAFGPILEFLRSGRLPSEAVREVYREAQYYALEPLVKLLEEAPPIFGDRVARRQFLLRVPGYGESLELLIRVARAEAVAARVSGVVVCAPRTEEDAARCLDALARLEAARRSVVKFGPWKAPPAVADLLDCVRGDVEARGYRVSYQPYASELGFRGKAADCFFRFVFTWW; encoded by the exons ATGGACGACGAGAGGcgcaccccccagcccccggggcaGGCG GCGTCGCCCGTGGTGGAGCTGAACGTGGGGGGCACGCTGTTCACCACCACCCTGGCCACGCTGACCAAGTACCCGGGGTCCAGGCTGGCCGCGATGGcgacgggcccggccggggccccgacGGACCGCGAGGGCCGCCTGTTCGTCGACCGTCCGGGCGCGGCCTTCGGGCCCATCCTGGAGTTCCTGCGCAGCGGGCGTCTGCCCTCGGAGGCCGTGCGCGAGGTCTACCGCGAGGCCCAGTACTACGCGCTGGAGCCCCTGGTCAAGCTCCTGGAGGAGGCGCCGCCCATCTTCGGGGACCGCGTGGCCCGCCGGCAGTTCCTGCTGCGGGTGCCGGGCTACGGCGAGAGCCTGGAGCTGCTGATCCGCGTCGCCCGGGCCGAGGCCGTGGCCGCCCGCGTGTCCGGCGTGGTGGTGTGCGCCCCGCGCACCGAGGAGGACGCCGCCCGCTGCCTGGACGCCCTGGCCCGCCTGGAGGCCGCCCGGCGCTCCGTCGTCAAGTTCGGGCCCTGGAAGGCCCCGCCGGCCGTCGCCGACCTGCTGGACTGCGTCCGCGGGGACGTCGAGGCCCGCGGCTACCGGGTGTCCTACCAGCCCTACGCGTCCGAGCTGGGCTTCCGCGGCAAGGCCGCCGACTGCTTCTTCCGCTTCGTCTTCACGTGGTGGTGA